In a single window of the Terriglobus roseus genome:
- a CDS encoding GumC family protein yields MELRDVLQILQRRKFIVLLLFVLGIVLGGASGLFAAREFSSTATVEVNKQQENALGLRDLSGNSSASATIDDLNNDLLTQQAVIMSDNIAMRVIEKLRLYKYPPYLSLMNGDDAKLGQAPLRDDKLLRMFKSRLNVSLVKGTRLIEITYRDPDPVRSSQVANAIVDSYMTDYTQSRFQASTKASSWLATQLADLKNKVAESQTKVEKYQQESGLVGMSMTGHPGDAGLMTSANSIPVERLIELNHDLTSAEVSRIAKEAVYRTTQTQDPDAVLGSKSSTLAQSLGADTVLSPGNPDVALLQQLRQQQGQLQVQIVAAASKYGERNPILIRLHDQETAQAEQIQTEMGRIRAQAKNDFTMASLATSAIRGRIAAQEQQVQNISAKSDQLLLLQQEANSNRNLYQDLYTKLQEATVAAGINASKVTPVDPGRVPVQPSSLRELTRLEMGGALGLICGLLSACLWDYSDESISTPAQIAEVTSIRMLGVIPDFPSKRKPLPTNGARMSIGAATSPNAWLVHAPQSHISEAYRGLRTALLVSKRDTTATVVAVLSGAPQEGKSSTCFNTASAFAIQGNRVLYVDADMRRPFEGRIVDWPERKGLSDYLSGSVPLTEAIHRSADVDSLSILPAGAIPKNPAELIGSLRFRQMLDQLRKQYDYVFLDSPPLLLVADGQMLSLYADGYLLVLRAGKTTKSALRSSLSVLENSRARPLGVVLNGMNTRVVGYPMYRNDKKGSNYYGETPQFQA; encoded by the coding sequence ATGGAACTTCGCGATGTGCTGCAGATCCTTCAGCGGCGAAAGTTCATCGTTCTGTTGCTGTTTGTTCTTGGCATCGTGCTTGGGGGCGCTTCCGGCCTTTTTGCGGCGCGAGAGTTCAGTTCCACGGCGACGGTCGAAGTGAACAAGCAGCAGGAAAACGCGCTTGGCCTGCGCGATCTTTCCGGAAACTCCTCTGCCTCCGCCACGATCGACGATCTGAACAACGATCTGCTGACGCAACAGGCGGTGATTATGAGTGACAACATCGCGATGCGCGTGATCGAAAAGCTTCGTCTGTACAAGTATCCGCCTTACCTGAGCTTGATGAATGGTGATGATGCGAAGCTGGGGCAGGCCCCCCTCCGAGACGACAAACTTCTGCGCATGTTCAAGTCGCGGTTGAACGTGAGCCTTGTTAAAGGAACTCGCTTGATTGAGATCACGTACAGGGATCCTGACCCTGTACGCAGCAGTCAGGTCGCGAACGCCATCGTGGATTCCTACATGACGGATTACACTCAGTCGCGTTTTCAGGCAAGCACCAAGGCTTCCTCATGGCTGGCGACGCAGCTTGCGGATCTAAAGAACAAGGTAGCTGAGAGCCAGACGAAGGTGGAGAAGTATCAGCAGGAGTCTGGGCTGGTGGGTATGAGCATGACCGGTCATCCGGGGGATGCGGGCCTCATGACCTCGGCGAATTCCATTCCGGTGGAGAGGCTGATTGAGCTGAATCACGACCTCACCAGCGCAGAGGTCTCGCGCATTGCAAAGGAAGCTGTCTATCGCACCACACAGACGCAGGATCCCGATGCAGTGCTCGGCAGTAAGTCGAGCACACTAGCACAGAGCCTGGGCGCGGATACTGTGCTGTCACCTGGCAATCCGGATGTCGCGCTGCTGCAGCAGCTTCGTCAACAACAGGGGCAGTTGCAGGTGCAGATCGTTGCCGCCGCGTCGAAATATGGTGAGCGCAACCCGATTCTGATAAGGCTTCACGATCAGGAGACCGCGCAAGCCGAACAAATCCAGACGGAGATGGGGCGCATCCGCGCGCAGGCGAAGAACGACTTCACCATGGCATCGCTTGCGACCAGCGCAATCCGTGGACGCATCGCAGCGCAGGAGCAGCAGGTCCAAAACATCAGCGCCAAGTCTGACCAATTGCTGTTGCTACAGCAGGAAGCTAATTCGAACCGTAACCTCTACCAGGATCTTTATACGAAACTGCAAGAGGCGACGGTAGCTGCGGGCATCAACGCTTCGAAGGTTACGCCGGTAGACCCGGGGCGCGTTCCGGTGCAACCGTCTTCGCTGCGCGAACTGACACGGCTTGAGATGGGCGGTGCACTTGGCCTGATCTGTGGTCTGCTCTCCGCATGCCTATGGGACTATAGTGACGAGTCGATCTCTACCCCTGCACAGATCGCAGAGGTCACTTCCATCCGCATGTTGGGCGTCATCCCGGACTTTCCGTCGAAGCGAAAACCGCTGCCGACGAATGGTGCTCGGATGTCGATCGGTGCTGCCACTAGCCCCAATGCCTGGCTGGTGCATGCCCCGCAGTCGCACATCTCCGAAGCATACCGTGGCTTGCGCACAGCGCTGTTGGTGAGCAAGCGGGACACAACAGCGACGGTGGTCGCAGTATTAAGTGGCGCGCCTCAGGAAGGGAAATCGTCGACGTGCTTCAATACGGCGTCGGCCTTTGCAATTCAGGGTAACCGCGTGCTGTATGTTGATGCGGACATGCGGCGGCCGTTTGAGGGACGCATTGTGGACTGGCCCGAGCGGAAAGGGCTGAGCGATTACCTGAGCGGATCGGTGCCGCTGACCGAGGCGATCCATCGTTCCGCGGATGTGGATAGCCTATCGATCCTGCCGGCCGGAGCGATCCCGAAGAACCCGGCCGAATTAATCGGCTCCCTTCGCTTCCGCCAGATGCTCGATCAATTGAGAAAGCAATACGACTATGTCTTTCTCGACTCACCGCCCCTGTTGTTAGTTGCCGACGGTCAGATGCTGTCACTTTATGCGGACGGCTACTTGCTCGTGCTGCGCGCGGGAAAGACGACGAAGTCTGCACTTCGAAGTTCTCTGTCCGTCTTGGAAAACTCGCGCGCGCGACCGCTCGGTGTTGTGCTGAACGGAATGAATACACGTGTTGTCGGATATCCCATGTATCGCAACGACAAGAAGGGAAGCAACTACTATGGCGAAACTCCCCAGTTCCAGGCGTAA
- a CDS encoding WecB/TagA/CpsF family glycosyltransferase, whose amino-acid sequence MVMEAWDNPGFRTSMNSADLVNPDGMPIVWGLRALGHRKAARVYGPDATVVLLEAARDEHVPIAFYGGREDTLQTLVKVVEERFQGIDVRCAISPPFRALSPEEDTEVVRKLAESGARMLFIGLGCPKQEQWIFDHRGKFQMVLLAVGAAFDFLAGTKPQAPRWMMRSGLEWVFRLASEPRRLAHRYLKHNPRFMVFFLLQWMRSRRPTERLIRAAAMAEELQRSVSYPFCPSSSIALQAPVQRQESLPEKKDLYAI is encoded by the coding sequence ATGGTGATGGAGGCGTGGGACAACCCCGGTTTCCGCACGAGTATGAATTCCGCCGATCTTGTCAATCCAGACGGCATGCCCATCGTATGGGGCTTGCGCGCGCTTGGGCACCGCAAGGCAGCGCGAGTTTACGGCCCGGATGCAACGGTAGTTTTGCTGGAAGCAGCACGGGACGAGCATGTACCGATTGCCTTTTATGGCGGCCGGGAGGATACGCTGCAGACCTTGGTGAAGGTCGTGGAGGAGCGCTTTCAGGGGATTGATGTGCGCTGCGCGATCTCACCCCCGTTTCGGGCGCTGAGCCCTGAAGAAGATACGGAAGTGGTCCGCAAACTCGCAGAGTCGGGTGCGCGGATGCTCTTCATCGGTCTTGGATGCCCCAAGCAGGAACAGTGGATCTTCGATCACCGAGGGAAGTTCCAGATGGTGCTGCTGGCGGTGGGTGCAGCTTTCGATTTTCTTGCGGGAACCAAGCCTCAAGCACCGCGATGGATGATGCGCAGTGGTCTGGAATGGGTCTTCCGACTAGCCTCAGAACCGCGTCGGTTGGCGCATCGCTATCTCAAGCACAACCCACGCTTCATGGTGTTTTTCCTCTTGCAATGGATGAGATCGCGGCGTCCGACGGAACGGCTGATTCGGGCTGCCGCGATGGCGGAGGAACTCCAGCGGTCGGTATCTTATCCGTTTTGCCCCAGTTCTTCGATAGCACTGCAGGCACCCGTACAACGGCAGGAATCTCTGCCCGAAAAGAAAGATCTCTATGCCATCTGA
- the gmd gene encoding GDP-mannose 4,6-dehydratase — MKALITGVTGQDGSYLAELLLEKGYEVHGIIRRASVFNTQRIDHLYEDPHVEDRRFILHHGDLTDSSNLIRLVQKVQPDEIYNLGAQSHVKVSFDSPEYTADTDGLGTLRLLEAIRICGLEKVTRFYQASTSELYGLVQEIPQTETTPFYPRSPYAVAKLYAYWITVNYREAYGMYACNGILFNHESPMRGETFVTRKITRALARIKMGLQDTLYLGNIDALRDWGHARDYVEMQWRMLQQETPSDYVIATGEQHSVREFVEMAAHFLDLAIRWEGSGEDERGYDQAGNLAVAIDPRYYRPTEVETLLGDPAKAKRDLGWVPTTSFRALVEEMVAEDLKHAQRDALVKGHGYPVFAYHEN; from the coding sequence ATGAAAGCACTGATCACTGGCGTCACGGGACAGGACGGGTCATATCTAGCGGAGCTTCTGCTTGAAAAAGGCTATGAGGTACACGGCATCATACGTCGCGCCTCTGTCTTCAACACGCAACGCATCGACCACCTCTACGAAGATCCGCACGTCGAGGATCGTCGCTTCATCCTTCACCATGGTGATCTGACGGATTCGAGCAACCTGATTCGACTGGTCCAAAAAGTTCAGCCGGATGAGATTTATAACCTCGGGGCGCAGAGCCACGTGAAGGTGTCATTCGATTCGCCAGAGTATACGGCGGATACGGATGGTTTGGGCACGCTGCGCTTATTGGAAGCCATTCGCATCTGTGGTCTGGAGAAGGTGACGCGTTTCTACCAGGCGTCAACCTCCGAACTCTACGGCCTGGTGCAGGAGATCCCTCAGACAGAGACCACGCCTTTCTATCCGCGCTCGCCGTACGCGGTGGCAAAGCTTTATGCCTACTGGATCACGGTGAACTATCGAGAGGCCTACGGCATGTATGCGTGCAATGGCATTCTCTTCAATCACGAGTCGCCGATGCGTGGGGAGACCTTTGTCACTCGCAAGATCACACGGGCCCTGGCCCGCATCAAGATGGGTCTGCAGGACACTCTTTACCTGGGCAACATCGATGCTCTGCGCGATTGGGGGCATGCCCGCGATTACGTGGAGATGCAGTGGCGCATGTTGCAGCAGGAGACCCCAAGCGATTATGTAATCGCTACCGGCGAGCAACACTCCGTCCGCGAGTTCGTGGAGATGGCGGCGCACTTCCTGGATCTGGCGATTCGTTGGGAAGGTAGCGGCGAAGATGAGCGCGGCTATGACCAGGCTGGGAACCTCGCGGTTGCAATCGACCCGCGTTACTACCGCCCAACCGAGGTAGAGACGCTGCTCGGTGATCCCGCAAAGGCCAAGCGGGATCTTGGATGGGTTCCAACCACGAGCTTCCGCGCGTTGGTGGAAGAGATGGTCGCCGAAGACCTGAAGCACGCTCAACGCGATGCTCTGGTCAAAGGGCATGGTTATCCCGTCTTCGCTTATCACGAGAACTGA
- a CDS encoding sugar transferase, with the protein MNPKLADTVLWSRQRFVSAMTLVEVLVDLTTIAFAVLFSYWLYQKLHIGKTVQYRLEELIIATVAFAVMYVVLLDRDGAYAPASSLLGIRETERVLRVSVMAFSTVFFLNFLWAHQLSRAVLAGAVVMVPLALACVKQLKVHLVRTMHARGYGIQNVIIYGGGATGRRIFSALVHSPKLGLQPVAIIDDDERLADVPVYDSGYRRQHSLRITRGPVTRDLIRSFNATLLLIGIPSIDCRQRDQAAAEAFAEGCNVSLVPALNCGAEMSAGYVDVDGLLISSLAAPSARRSYDLGKRVFDLSLSAVMLVLLLPLWAAIALAIRLDSAGPVFFTQDRIGKNGFPFCLYKFRSMRIDAPKYGFHPQSSHDPRVTRVGRWLRRTSLDELPQLLNIFRGEMSLVGPRPEMPFIVESYSDLQRQRLQVTPGLTGLWQLSADRAFLIHENPQYDAYYIRHRNFFMDVALLLHTVMFAMRGV; encoded by the coding sequence GTGAATCCAAAGCTGGCCGACACGGTGCTCTGGAGTCGTCAGCGCTTTGTGAGCGCGATGACGTTGGTTGAGGTGCTGGTGGACCTCACCACGATCGCTTTCGCTGTCCTCTTCTCGTACTGGCTCTACCAGAAGCTGCACATCGGTAAGACTGTTCAATACAGACTCGAGGAATTGATCATCGCGACGGTGGCGTTCGCGGTAATGTACGTTGTGCTTCTGGATCGGGATGGGGCGTATGCGCCGGCGAGCAGTTTGCTGGGCATTCGCGAGACAGAGCGAGTGCTTCGCGTTTCGGTGATGGCGTTCAGCACGGTGTTCTTCCTCAACTTCTTGTGGGCACACCAGCTATCCCGCGCAGTTCTTGCCGGAGCGGTCGTGATGGTACCACTTGCACTTGCCTGCGTGAAGCAATTGAAAGTGCATCTGGTGCGGACGATGCACGCCCGCGGATACGGCATACAAAATGTCATCATCTATGGCGGCGGAGCGACTGGACGCAGAATCTTCTCTGCGCTGGTACATTCTCCCAAGCTTGGCCTGCAGCCCGTAGCGATCATTGACGATGATGAGCGGTTAGCCGATGTGCCGGTATATGACTCGGGATATCGCCGGCAGCATAGTCTACGAATCACGCGGGGGCCAGTGACTCGCGATCTCATTCGCAGTTTCAATGCAACTCTTCTACTGATCGGTATTCCTTCGATTGATTGCAGGCAACGCGACCAAGCGGCCGCCGAGGCTTTTGCAGAGGGATGCAACGTTTCGCTTGTGCCCGCTCTGAACTGCGGGGCTGAGATGTCCGCCGGTTACGTGGATGTCGATGGGCTACTGATATCGTCACTTGCTGCGCCATCGGCGAGGCGCAGCTACGACCTCGGCAAGCGCGTCTTTGACCTTTCGTTGTCAGCGGTAATGCTTGTTCTCCTGTTGCCCTTATGGGCTGCGATAGCCCTCGCGATTCGGCTTGATTCGGCTGGGCCCGTCTTCTTTACTCAGGACCGCATCGGCAAGAATGGCTTTCCGTTCTGCCTTTACAAGTTCCGTTCCATGCGAATAGACGCGCCGAAATATGGTTTCCATCCCCAGAGCTCGCATGATCCGCGTGTGACGCGTGTTGGTCGTTGGCTGCGACGCACCAGTCTGGACGAGCTGCCCCAGTTGTTGAATATTTTTCGCGGAGAGATGTCTCTCGTGGGACCGCGACCCGAGATGCCATTCATTGTGGAGAGCTACAGCGATCTGCAACGTCAGCGGCTGCAGGTCACTCCGGGTCTTACCGGGCTGTGGCAGCTTAGTGCAGACCGAGCGTTTCTGATCCACGAAAACCCTCAGTACGACGCGTACTACATACGTCACCGCAATTTCTTTATGGACGTGGCCCTTTTGCTGCACACGGTGATGTTTGCCATGCGCGGCGTCTAG
- a CDS encoding UpxY family transcription antiterminator, with protein sequence MTLDDRGESDVLRWFAVCTLPRHEKRVAELIGLRRIESFLPVYQQEREWKKRVPVVLELPLFPTYVFARIRQSQRGSILGIPGVLSIVGNRRQSLSIPDTEIDLLRAGLEMRSVEPQPYLAIGENVRIKRGPLFGYEGLLIRKKNELRVVISVELIQQSISVEVDEADLEALSTPVK encoded by the coding sequence ATGACTCTCGATGATAGAGGCGAATCCGATGTTCTCCGGTGGTTTGCAGTATGTACGTTGCCTCGTCACGAAAAGCGCGTTGCCGAACTTATCGGCCTGCGTCGGATTGAGTCTTTTCTCCCGGTCTATCAACAAGAACGGGAATGGAAGAAGAGAGTGCCGGTAGTCCTGGAACTCCCGTTGTTTCCAACGTATGTGTTTGCGCGTATTCGGCAATCTCAACGGGGTTCGATTCTGGGCATCCCCGGAGTGCTGTCAATTGTCGGTAACCGTCGGCAGTCGCTTTCGATTCCAGACACCGAGATCGATCTCCTGCGTGCCGGTCTCGAAATGCGGTCGGTAGAGCCGCAGCCGTACCTTGCGATCGGCGAAAACGTTCGGATAAAGCGTGGACCGCTTTTCGGTTATGAAGGCCTTCTGATCCGTAAAAAGAATGAGCTCCGCGTAGTGATCTCGGTGGAACTCATTCAACAAAGCATCTCGGTGGAAGTGGATGAGGCTGATCTTGAAGCTCTGTCCACGCCAGTGAAGTAG
- a CDS encoding helix-turn-helix domain-containing protein — MIRPPRLKIAVPVPGTSFLLRVPLMISSSAQSVATRPAPRLAIVPKQMHTPVTVRLGMRLRDLRKKHNLTQRQLADRFGIDRSYVSELERGHKSLSLTTLEIFAVGFKMPLSELLRDI, encoded by the coding sequence ATGATACGGCCGCCTCGACTGAAAATTGCTGTGCCTGTACCTGGAACGTCATTTCTCTTACGGGTCCCTCTCATGATCAGTTCCTCTGCCCAGAGCGTTGCGACGCGGCCCGCCCCCCGCTTAGCTATTGTGCCGAAGCAGATGCATACTCCCGTCACGGTTCGCTTGGGAATGCGTCTACGCGATCTTCGCAAGAAGCACAATTTGACTCAACGACAATTAGCGGATCGCTTCGGGATTGACCGCTCCTATGTTAGCGAGCTGGAACGCGGCCATAAATCCCTAAGTCTCACAACGTTGGAGATATTCGCGGTCGGCTTTAAAATGCCTCTCTCGGAACTCTTACGCGATATCTAG
- a CDS encoding GDP-L-fucose synthase family protein, with the protein MSGYMPVDAPIFIAGHRGLVGSAIGRELRRLGYTNLLTRSRAELDLLHADSVADFFLKERPKFVVLAAAKVGGILANNSYPADFIRQNLAIQSNIIEASYANGVDRLLFLGSSCIYPKMAPQPMPESCLLTGPLEPTNRPYALAKIAGIEMCWSFNRQYGTRYLAAMPTNLYGPNDNFDLNTSHVLPALMRKTAKAIAEGAPEVEVWGSGTPKRELLYSDDLAEACVYLLNLSQEKYSTLLRDDVPPLINIGTGEDVTIRELAETVARVLGFKGVLRFDPSKPDGTPRKLMDVSLIHALGWQHSVALEEGIKRTWEAVQGEIGN; encoded by the coding sequence ATGTCTGGATACATGCCGGTTGACGCACCGATTTTCATTGCGGGCCATCGCGGCCTGGTAGGTTCTGCGATTGGGCGTGAACTGCGAAGGCTGGGTTACACGAATCTGTTGACGCGGTCTCGTGCAGAGTTGGACCTGTTGCATGCTGACTCTGTTGCCGACTTCTTTTTGAAGGAGCGACCGAAGTTCGTCGTGCTGGCTGCGGCGAAGGTTGGCGGCATTCTGGCGAACAACAGCTATCCGGCAGATTTCATAAGGCAGAACCTGGCGATTCAGAGCAACATCATCGAAGCGAGCTACGCGAATGGCGTCGACCGCCTGTTGTTCCTTGGGTCGAGCTGTATCTATCCGAAGATGGCGCCACAGCCGATGCCGGAGAGCTGCCTGCTGACCGGGCCGCTGGAGCCCACCAACCGACCCTACGCGCTGGCAAAGATCGCCGGCATCGAGATGTGCTGGTCGTTCAATCGGCAGTACGGCACCCGTTACCTGGCGGCGATGCCGACCAACCTCTACGGGCCGAACGACAACTTCGACCTCAACACATCGCACGTCCTGCCCGCGCTGATGCGCAAGACGGCGAAGGCCATTGCAGAGGGTGCGCCAGAGGTCGAGGTGTGGGGCAGCGGAACGCCGAAGCGCGAACTGCTGTACTCCGACGACCTGGCCGAGGCATGCGTCTACCTGCTGAATCTGTCCCAGGAGAAGTACAGCACGCTGCTGCGTGACGACGTTCCGCCGCTGATCAATATCGGCACCGGCGAAGATGTAACGATTCGTGAACTGGCCGAAACTGTTGCTCGTGTCCTCGGGTTCAAAGGAGTGCTACGCTTCGATCCCTCAAAGCCAGACGGTACACCGCGAAAGCTGATGGACGTAAGCCTCATCCACGCGCTTGGCTGGCAACACAGCGTCGCACTGGAAGAAGGGATCAAGCGTACGTGGGAGGCCGTCCAAGGTGAAATCGGAAACTGA
- a CDS encoding cytochrome-c peroxidase: MPANFDREVARVVAEIDDIEKKAFDQKAITTLDRQGQIRTLGKLLIFDKNLSVHKNEACSFCHTPNTGFTGPIESLNQSAIAYPGSVRARFSNRKPQSYMYAAYAPVLHYDALQGDLVGGNFWDMRASGYRLQSPNAEQAQAPPTNPVEMGLPDSACLVYRLSQASYRRLFETVWGQDSFSIRWPANVERVCSTPAPAPGSDPYPVHLNNSDRARADRAYDGFALAISAYEISPEVSPFTSKYDFVQTGRAKFTAQEALGYSLFRGKAQCNACHRDGGPGEEPLFTDFTASNLGVPRNPDLQIYFEGGTDALGYKPNPDGQRYVDPGVGGFLRKSRSLSGQSNPDSSWTPLATQFESKFQVPTLRNVDMRPSPEFVKAYMHNGYFKSLQEVVHFYNTRDVLPICTPEHPGEKLSCWPPPESSVNVNKKQLGDLGLSPQEEAAIVSFLKTLTDGYQTDSTAH, from the coding sequence ATGCCCGCCAATTTCGACAGGGAGGTGGCTCGCGTCGTCGCTGAGATCGACGACATCGAAAAGAAAGCCTTCGATCAGAAAGCGATCACCACGCTCGATCGACAAGGGCAGATACGCACCCTCGGAAAACTGCTTATCTTCGACAAGAACCTGTCCGTTCACAAGAACGAAGCTTGCAGCTTCTGTCATACGCCAAATACCGGCTTTACGGGGCCCATCGAATCCTTGAATCAGAGCGCAATCGCCTATCCAGGTTCGGTAAGAGCCCGATTCAGCAACCGCAAGCCGCAAAGCTATATGTACGCTGCATATGCGCCCGTTCTGCACTACGATGCCCTGCAAGGCGACCTTGTCGGTGGCAACTTCTGGGATATGAGGGCGAGCGGGTATCGCCTGCAAAGCCCCAATGCGGAGCAGGCCCAGGCACCGCCGACTAACCCCGTCGAGATGGGCTTACCCGACTCGGCATGCCTGGTCTATCGTCTCTCGCAGGCCAGCTACAGGCGACTCTTTGAGACCGTGTGGGGCCAGGACTCCTTCTCGATCCGTTGGCCCGCGAATGTCGAACGCGTGTGTTCAACGCCCGCGCCCGCGCCCGGGAGCGACCCTTACCCCGTGCACCTTAACAACTCGGATCGTGCCCGGGCCGATCGAGCCTACGATGGCTTTGCCCTCGCGATCTCCGCTTATGAAATCTCTCCAGAAGTGAGCCCATTTACATCGAAGTATGACTTCGTCCAGACCGGGAGAGCGAAGTTCACCGCGCAGGAAGCTCTTGGCTACTCGCTCTTCCGCGGGAAGGCGCAGTGCAACGCCTGCCACCGTGACGGTGGCCCAGGAGAAGAACCTTTGTTCACGGATTTCACCGCTTCGAATCTCGGCGTACCCCGAAATCCCGACTTGCAGATTTACTTCGAAGGCGGAACAGACGCTTTGGGCTATAAGCCCAACCCAGACGGACAGCGGTACGTCGATCCAGGTGTCGGGGGATTTCTACGAAAGTCAAGGAGCCTGAGCGGACAGTCCAACCCGGATTCATCCTGGACCCCGCTAGCCACTCAGTTTGAGAGCAAATTCCAGGTCCCGACCTTACGCAACGTCGACATGCGCCCTTCGCCGGAATTCGTGAAGGCCTACATGCATAACGGATACTTCAAGAGTTTGCAGGAAGTAGTTCATTTCTATAACACCCGCGATGTCCTGCCCATCTGCACGCCCGAACATCCGGGCGAAAAACTCTCATGCTGGCCACCGCCGGAGAGCTCTGTAAACGTGAATAAGAAGCAGTTGGGAGACCTCGGTCTGAGTCCACAGGAAGAAGCTGCGATCGTTTCATTTTTGAAGACGCTGACTGATGGTTATCAGACCGATTCAACCGCCCACTGA
- a CDS encoding SDR family NAD(P)-dependent oxidoreductase, translated as MQLQGKTAIITGGTGGIGFAIAASLAAEGAEVTITGRTQESIDKALGELSASVGSDAKVKGLAADLGTAGGARTLLSALPATDILVNNLGIYEAKAFGDITDEDWLHLFEVNVMSGVRASRGYLPGMIGKNWGRIIFIASESAIMVPQEMIHYGMTKTAQLTISRGLAETTKGTGVTVNAVLPGPTRSANIMEFLRSVSEHPDAGEAAVEAEFFDKYRPTSLLHRLIESEEIAHLVTYLASPLSSATNGAALRAEGGLVRSIV; from the coding sequence ATGCAGCTACAAGGAAAGACAGCCATCATCACCGGAGGCACAGGTGGTATCGGTTTTGCAATTGCTGCATCGCTCGCTGCCGAGGGCGCTGAGGTCACCATCACCGGGCGTACGCAGGAGTCGATCGACAAGGCTTTGGGCGAGTTAAGTGCTTCTGTCGGATCGGATGCCAAAGTGAAGGGACTTGCGGCGGATCTCGGAACGGCGGGCGGAGCCAGGACGCTTCTCTCAGCCCTTCCGGCGACCGACATTCTGGTGAATAACCTCGGCATCTATGAGGCCAAGGCGTTTGGCGACATCACAGACGAAGACTGGCTGCACCTGTTCGAAGTCAACGTGATGAGTGGCGTGCGAGCTTCGCGCGGCTATCTACCGGGCATGATCGGGAAGAATTGGGGACGCATCATCTTCATCGCCAGTGAGTCCGCGATCATGGTGCCGCAGGAGATGATTCACTACGGCATGACGAAGACGGCTCAACTCACCATCTCGCGCGGCCTGGCGGAGACCACCAAGGGCACCGGCGTTACTGTCAACGCAGTGCTTCCCGGCCCTACCCGGTCCGCGAACATCATGGAGTTTTTGCGTTCGGTCTCGGAGCATCCTGACGCTGGTGAAGCCGCTGTTGAGGCAGAGTTTTTCGATAAGTACCGTCCAACGTCGCTCCTGCATCGGCTGATTGAGTCGGAAGAGATCGCGCACCTTGTGACCTATCTTGCAAGTCCGCTCTCTTCGGCCACCAACGGTGCCGCACTTCGTGCCGAAGGCGGCCTTGTTCGCAGCATCGTCTAG
- the budA gene encoding acetolactate decarboxylase, producing MDASKVAWRRIAGDTASGELYQTSLITALLQGVYDGEMEFVEVMRHGDFGLGTFNGLDGEMVAAEGEFYQLHSDGTATPVRPDQKTPFAAVTHFVPQQELRVTATVSRNDLLPIIAWAAQKNLFTAVQIEGLFQEVRTRTVAKQTRPYPPLTEAAGDDAENIVRLTKGTLVGFLSPDYAQGFQVAGFHLHFLSEDKTVGGHMLDFIAQDVTIRISPIHRLHVELPTSVAFLNAEMNGSDVNRAIQQAEG from the coding sequence ATGGACGCGAGCAAGGTTGCATGGCGCAGGATCGCTGGGGATACGGCGTCCGGTGAGCTTTATCAAACGTCACTCATCACAGCACTACTGCAAGGCGTGTACGACGGCGAGATGGAGTTCGTCGAAGTTATGCGTCACGGTGACTTTGGTCTTGGAACGTTCAACGGTCTGGATGGCGAGATGGTCGCCGCCGAGGGTGAGTTCTATCAGTTGCACTCAGACGGCACCGCAACGCCCGTGCGTCCAGACCAGAAGACGCCCTTTGCCGCTGTCACGCACTTCGTTCCACAGCAGGAATTGCGTGTCACGGCCACAGTCAGCAGGAATGACTTGCTGCCGATCATTGCATGGGCAGCCCAGAAGAATCTCTTCACCGCGGTGCAAATCGAAGGACTGTTCCAAGAGGTACGAACGCGAACGGTCGCAAAGCAGACCAGACCATACCCACCCCTGACGGAAGCAGCTGGAGACGACGCGGAGAACATCGTCCGCCTGACAAAGGGTACTCTGGTTGGGTTTCTCTCACCCGATTACGCGCAGGGATTTCAAGTCGCTGGCTTCCACCTTCATTTTCTGAGCGAAGACAAGACGGTCGGCGGCCATATGCTCGATTTTATTGCGCAGGACGTAACGATAAGAATCTCTCCCATTCATCGTCTGCACGTCGAGCTGCCAACGTCCGTGGCATTCCTGAATGCAGAGATGAATGGAAGCGATGTGAATCGCGCGATCCAGCAGGCCGAGGGGTGA